A single region of the Kwoniella botswanensis chromosome 1, complete sequence genome encodes:
- a CDS encoding glycylpeptide N-tetradecanoyltransferase encodes MPVPQEDALPVGNPTSSSHTVPAEAQPEVAEVLEKFQKLGEEAAAEEEGDSDDEDGEAEGEGVGVAGEGATEGAGGEGGKKKKKKKKKGKASKAVQKLKNIATGQAPQQVIDAVREQMDPQESNAATDEEIQKALKAADFMKILEGKVALGNKSNSKNLGEHKFWKTQPVPQFPTSSSGAALEEGPIDSYKTPADVKQEPGALPSGFVWSLIDIKNEEQCKEVYDLLSENYVEDDEAMFRFKYSKEFLLWALTAPGYYPDWHIGVRVQKTGKLIAFISGIKIEIRVRSKTFDSADINFLCVHKKLRSKRLTPVLIKEVTRRVNLENVWQAIYTGGVVIPTPIGTCRYWHRNLNPPKLVDIGFSPLPRGYTIARLVKSYSVPPHPRIPGFREMTESDVPQVGDLLRKYLNRFDIAQTFGKDEEVRHWFLSGQGKEDKDGKRLEQVVWSYVVEDPTTNLITDFMSFYSLPSTIMKHPKHDMLKAAYMFYYASDVIFQPGGSADDAATHDMKTNRKLEERLNALSNDMLSIAKAAGFDVLNALSCLDNNMFLQEQKFGPGDGYLNYYLYNWSCAPIDGGQRTTSQKQGSGIGVVML; translated from the exons ATGCCAGTACCACAGGAAGATGCTCTCCCAGTAGGAAACCCAACTTCATCCTCGCATACCGTCCCTGCGGAGGCTCAACCGGAAGTAGCAGAAGTCCTGGAGAAATTCCAGAaattaggtgaagaagcggctgccgaagaggaaggtgacagtgatgacgaagatggtgaagctgagggagaaggagtaGGTGTAGCTGGGGAAGGAGCGACGGAGGGTgcaggtggtgaaggtggtaagaagaagaaaaagaagaagaagaaggggaaagcTTCAAAAGCTGTTCAGAAGTTGAA GAATATTGCTACGGGTCAAGCACCTCAACAGGTAATTGATGCAGTTCGAGAACAGATGGACCCGCAAGAATCGAATGCCGCTACTGATG agGAAATTCagaaagctttgaaagcaGCCGACTTTATGAAAATCTTGGAAGGTAAAGTAGCTCTGGGTAACAAATCAAATAGCAAAAATCTCGGTGAACATAAA TTCTGGAAAACACAGCCTGTTCCTCAATTCcctacttcctcctctggTGCGGCATTAGAAGAAGGTCCTATAGATTCTTACAAGACCCCTGCGGATGTGAAGCAGGAACCTGGGGCTTTACCTTCAGGTTTCGTTTGGAGTCTGATAGATATCAAGAATGAAGAGCAG TGTAAAGAGGTTTATGATTTGTTATCGGAAAATTacgttgaggatgatgaagctaTGTTCAGATTCAAGTATTCTAAAGAATTCTTACTTTG GGCGTTGACTGCACCAGGGTATTATCCAGATTGGCATATTGGCGTAAGAGTACAGAAGACAGGGAAATTAATCGCTTTCATTTCTGGTATCAAGATTGAGATCAGAGTCAGGTCAAA GACATTCGATTCAGCCGATATCAACTTCTTGTGTGTTCACAAGAAATTACGATCGAAGAGATTAACTCCTGTCTTGATCAAGGAAGTCACGAGAAGAGTGAACCTAGAGAATGTCTGGCAGGCCATATATACGGGTGGTGTGGTCATTCCCACTCCTATAGGTACATGTCG ATACTGGCACCGAAACCTCAACCCTCCCAAACTCGTAGACATAGGATTCTCGCCCCTCCCACGAGGATACACTATCGCACGATTAGTCAAATCATACTCCGTACCTCCTCACCCTAGGATACCAGGATTCAGAGAGATGACCGAAAGTGATGTACCTCAAGTAGGCGATTTATTGAGAAAGTACTTGAACCGGTTCGATATCGCTCAGACGTTTGGtaaagatgaggaagtcAGGCATTGGTTCTTATCTGGAcaaggaaaggaagataaagatggtaaGAGGTTAGAACAGGTTGTATGGTCATACgttgttgag GATCCAACGACCAACCTCATAACCGATTTTATGTCCTTCTATTCCCTCCCATCAACCATCATGAAACATCCCAAACACGATATGCTCAAAGCTGCATACATGTTCTACTACGCTTCCGACGTGATCTTCCAACCTGGTGGATCAGCCGATGATGCTGCCACGCACGATATGAAGACCAACAggaaattggaagagagattgaacGCTTTGAGTAATGATATGTTGAGTATTGCTAAAGCT GCCGGTTTCGACGTACTTAACGCATTGAGTTGTTTGGATAATAATATGTTCTTACAAGAACAGAAG TTCGGTCCCGGTGATGGTTACTTGAACT ACTACCTGTACAACTGGTCTTGCGCACCCATCGACGGTGGTCAGCGAACGACCTCTCAAAAGCAAGGTTCAGGTATAGGTGTGGTGATGCTTTAA